The Sphingobium aromaticiconvertens genome has a segment encoding these proteins:
- a CDS encoding GFA family protein, with protein MSAWTGGCACGEVRYTLAFEPFDAGYCHCRIFQLTSGAPVMAFATVSLDGFAITHGALKIRRSSDFGARGFCGDCGSPLTMQVDHQPDTIDFTIATLDQPDSVAPGFHIWHRNHIGWFETADRLHRHERFRPDTVGLTGATTAGAPDRTNIR; from the coding sequence ATGAGCGCCTGGACCGGCGGCTGTGCATGTGGCGAAGTGCGCTACACGCTTGCGTTCGAGCCATTCGATGCCGGCTACTGCCATTGCCGAATCTTTCAGCTCACGAGTGGCGCGCCGGTGATGGCGTTCGCGACCGTCTCCCTGGATGGCTTTGCAATCACGCACGGCGCGTTGAAGATACGCCGCTCCTCTGATTTCGGGGCGCGCGGCTTTTGCGGCGACTGCGGGAGTCCGCTGACGATGCAGGTCGATCACCAGCCCGACACGATCGACTTTACAATCGCGACGCTCGACCAGCCGGACTCTGTCGCTCCTGGTTTCCACATCTGGCATCGGAACCACATCGGCTGGTTTGAGACCGCCGATAGGCTGCACCGCCATGAGCGGTTCCGACCGGATACGGTCGGCCTGACGGGCGCGACCACTGCTGGAGCGCCGGACAGAACGAATATTCGCTAG
- a CDS encoding type II toxin-antitoxin system ParD family antitoxin codes for MSGRQIRTISLSHELDQFVASQVASGQYSSASEVVRAGLRAS; via the coding sequence ATGTCAGGTCGTCAGATCCGAACCATATCACTCAGCCACGAACTCGATCAGTTCGTCGCCTCGCAGGTCGCATCCGGCCAATATAGCAGTGCGAGCGAGGTGGTAAGAGCTGGCCTTCGTGCCTCGTAG